From Magnetococcales bacterium, one genomic window encodes:
- the lpxB gene encoding lipid-A-disaccharide synthase has protein sequence MKILLVAGEASGDLLGADLLAGLQVRFPDLVALGVGGPRMRRQGLQTPYDVNDLSVIGLFEVVRHLPRMFQVFRYLTGLLRRERPDLLVTIDLPDFNFVLAGQAKRLGVPVIHYVSPQVWAWRPGRVHRVARLVDHLLVLFPFEPRYYAGTGLPVTFVGHPLVRQVKTHRSREEVRQQLGISPDEPMVTLLPGSRDSEIARLLPIMLQTCQQVVRSEPRCRFALAMAETLSRTDIQTHWPGDTNLAVSIHQGMTLDLLAATDVALVASGTVTLEAALLSTPMVVIYRVNRFTYEIGRRVIQVPYISLANLVAERAVVPERIQSAANPETLTTDLLTLLKDCRANMAMRHDLGVVRSRLTSPECSASDVVAEFLLKKNVASLRKALLSTHF, from the coding sequence GTGAAAATTTTGCTGGTGGCTGGTGAAGCCTCCGGAGATTTATTGGGTGCCGACCTTTTGGCCGGTTTGCAGGTACGCTTTCCAGACCTGGTCGCTTTGGGGGTAGGCGGTCCTCGCATGCGGCGGCAAGGATTGCAGACACCCTATGACGTCAACGATCTCTCGGTCATTGGCCTGTTCGAGGTTGTTCGCCATTTGCCGCGCATGTTTCAGGTCTTTCGTTATCTGACCGGCCTGTTGCGCCGGGAGAGACCTGACCTGCTCGTGACCATTGATCTGCCGGATTTTAATTTTGTCCTGGCCGGGCAGGCCAAGCGCTTGGGCGTTCCTGTCATCCACTATGTATCACCCCAGGTTTGGGCCTGGCGCCCAGGCCGGGTGCATCGTGTTGCACGTTTGGTGGATCATCTGCTGGTGCTGTTCCCCTTTGAGCCCCGGTACTACGCAGGCACCGGATTACCGGTGACTTTTGTTGGTCACCCCCTGGTCAGACAGGTCAAGACACATCGCAGTCGGGAGGAGGTGCGCCAACAGTTGGGCATCTCGCCAGATGAACCGATGGTGACTCTGCTGCCTGGCAGTCGCGACAGCGAAATCGCCCGCCTGTTGCCGATCATGTTGCAGACCTGTCAACAGGTGGTTCGATCAGAACCCCGTTGCCGATTTGCTCTGGCCATGGCCGAGACACTTTCCCGAACAGATATCCAGACACATTGGCCTGGTGATACGAACCTTGCCGTCAGTATTCACCAAGGCATGACGCTTGATCTGCTTGCCGCGACTGATGTTGCCCTGGTGGCGTCCGGAACAGTCACACTGGAGGCGGCTCTGCTGAGCACCCCCATGGTAGTCATTTATCGCGTCAACCGTTTCACTTACGAAATTGGGCGAAGGGTCATCCAGGTGCCCTACATCTCCCTGGCCAACCTGGTCGCCGAACGGGCTGTCGTTCCTGAGCGTATCCAATCTGCGGCCAATCCCGAAACTCTGACAACCGATCTTTTGACTCTTCTCAAAGATTGCCGCGCCAACATGGCCATGCGTCACGATCTGGGCGTTGTTCGTTCCCGCCTGACCAGTCCAGAATGCAGCGCTTCCGATGTTGTTGCTGAATTTTTGCTCAAAAAAAACGTGGCCTCGCTGCGCAAAGCTCTCCTTAGCACGCACTTTTAA